A single window of Actinoallomurus bryophytorum DNA harbors:
- a CDS encoding ComF family protein: protein MSVLTAALDLILPQPCAGCGIPHGLICPACEEALVKPARLCLPSPVPSGLPPPFAVAPYAGTVRQLIVAHKERGLTGLARPLGVALARAALAAADSAGMGSPLVLVPVPSSRESVRRRGHDPTLRIAREAAKEATREAAETQSAVRAPIRRAGHRSGRRAAVSCVPALAHQRRVADQAGLTAADRTTNLSGALHVRLDLHGVRAIIVDDVVTSGSTLTEAARALRAAGAEVPAAAVIAATERHTGGPFSTPTRHQEVRLQT from the coding sequence ATGAGCGTTCTCACCGCAGCACTCGACCTGATACTTCCCCAGCCGTGCGCCGGTTGCGGCATACCGCACGGGCTCATATGCCCGGCCTGCGAAGAAGCGCTCGTCAAACCCGCAAGGTTGTGCCTGCCAAGTCCGGTCCCGTCGGGCCTGCCCCCGCCCTTCGCCGTCGCGCCGTACGCCGGGACGGTCCGCCAGTTGATCGTGGCGCACAAGGAGCGTGGCCTGACCGGCCTCGCACGCCCTCTCGGCGTCGCTCTGGCACGCGCGGCACTCGCCGCCGCTGACTCCGCGGGCATGGGGTCTCCGCTCGTCCTGGTCCCCGTCCCGTCGTCTCGTGAGTCCGTACGCCGCCGAGGCCACGACCCCACCCTGCGGATCGCCCGCGAGGCGGCGAAGGAGGCCACACGTGAGGCAGCGGAGACGCAGAGCGCCGTACGGGCGCCCATACGGAGAGCCGGGCACCGCTCCGGCAGGCGAGCAGCAGTGTCATGCGTCCCCGCACTCGCCCACCAGCGCCGAGTCGCCGACCAGGCCGGCCTGACAGCAGCCGACCGAACGACCAACCTGTCCGGCGCGTTACACGTTCGGCTCGACCTGCACGGAGTACGCGCGATCATCGTGGACGACGTCGTCACCAGCGGATCAACACTCACCGAAGCGGCCCGCGCCCTACGAGCCGCCGGAGCGGAGGTACCCGCGGCCGCCGTAATAGCCGCCACCGAACGCCACACAGGAGGCCCGTTCTCCACACCGACCCGGCACCAGGAGGTACGCCTGCAGACCTAG